In the Candidatus Binatia bacterium genome, one interval contains:
- the purL gene encoding phosphoribosylformylglycinamidine synthase subunit PurL, translating to MTAAPKKRSVDESLAVEHGLTPDEYRRIVEHLGGRTPTFEELGVFSVMWSEHCSYKSSRVHLKRLPQAGRAVLQGPGENAGAVDIGGGMAAIFKIESHNHPSYIEPYQGAATGVGGILRDVFTMGARPVANMNSLRFGEAGHEKTPSLLRGVVAGIGGYGNSVGVATLGGEISFDAGYNGNILVNAFTLGIVRADRIFRAVASGTGNPVLYVGSKTGRDGIHGASLLASSEFKEESEQMKPTVQVGDPFTESVLIEACLEVLEGDDVVAIQDMGAAGLTSSSVEMASRGGVGIRLDLDRIPLREADLTPYEMLLSESQERMVLVVRKGCEENVGRIFERWGLDCVAAGVITDTGRFEALHRGQTVVSIPVPALTDAAPKYDRPIGEPAARPPALRADALPRPKDLGQELLALMSSPNLCSKRWVIQQYDSYVGADTLVHPGGDAGVIRVRETGGALAMSCDCNSRWVTLDPFVGTQHAVAEAARNIYVTGARPLAVSDCLNFGSPEKPAVMWQFSRAIDGMAEACRAYDIAVISGNVSFYNDTQGASIPPTPTIAMVGLAASASRVARIAFDGAESRILLLGGGRPELEGSEYLASRYGQTGDHPPAIDLAGERRLGELVSDLIAEGIVTSAHDVADGGLATAVAEICLASNSGCHIDVQVEDRPDRALFGESGCRILVSIAAARAASVEARAAAAGVPCRAVGTSGGDRIVIRDAKSQASLVDVAVARLREKWEGTLPQIAHADLPEEARAAG from the coding sequence GTGACGGCGGCGCCGAAAAAGCGCAGCGTCGATGAGTCGCTGGCCGTCGAGCACGGCCTTACCCCGGACGAATACCGCCGCATCGTCGAGCACCTCGGGGGCCGCACGCCCACGTTCGAAGAGCTCGGCGTCTTTTCGGTGATGTGGTCCGAGCATTGCAGCTACAAGAGCTCGCGCGTGCACCTGAAGAGGCTGCCGCAGGCGGGCAGGGCAGTGCTGCAGGGGCCCGGCGAGAACGCCGGTGCGGTCGACATCGGCGGCGGCATGGCCGCGATCTTCAAGATCGAGAGCCACAACCATCCGTCGTACATCGAACCGTACCAGGGCGCGGCCACCGGCGTCGGCGGCATCCTGCGCGACGTGTTCACGATGGGCGCGCGGCCGGTGGCCAACATGAACTCGCTGCGCTTCGGCGAGGCCGGGCACGAAAAGACGCCGTCGCTGCTGCGCGGAGTCGTTGCCGGCATCGGCGGTTACGGCAATTCGGTCGGTGTGGCAACGCTCGGCGGCGAAATCAGCTTCGATGCCGGCTACAACGGCAACATCCTCGTCAACGCGTTCACGCTCGGGATCGTGCGCGCCGACCGCATCTTCCGCGCCGTGGCCAGCGGTACGGGAAACCCCGTGCTTTACGTCGGCTCGAAGACCGGTCGCGACGGCATTCACGGGGCGAGCCTGCTCGCATCCAGCGAATTCAAGGAAGAGTCCGAGCAGATGAAGCCGACCGTGCAGGTCGGAGACCCGTTTACCGAGAGCGTGCTGATCGAAGCGTGCCTCGAGGTGCTCGAAGGCGACGACGTCGTCGCGATCCAGGACATGGGCGCGGCGGGATTGACGAGCTCATCGGTCGAGATGGCATCGCGCGGCGGCGTCGGCATTCGCCTCGACCTCGACCGGATTCCACTTCGCGAAGCCGACCTCACGCCGTACGAGATGCTGCTGTCGGAGTCGCAGGAGCGCATGGTGCTGGTCGTGCGCAAGGGCTGCGAAGAAAATGTCGGTCGCATCTTCGAACGCTGGGGGCTCGATTGCGTTGCCGCCGGCGTCATTACCGACACCGGTCGCTTCGAGGCGCTGCATCGCGGACAGACGGTCGTCTCCATCCCCGTCCCGGCCCTGACCGACGCCGCGCCGAAGTACGATCGCCCGATCGGGGAGCCCGCTGCCAGGCCTCCTGCTTTGCGTGCCGACGCGCTGCCGCGTCCGAAGGACCTCGGCCAGGAGCTGCTCGCGCTCATGTCGTCCCCGAACCTGTGCAGCAAGCGGTGGGTGATCCAGCAGTACGACTCCTATGTCGGAGCCGACACGCTCGTGCATCCCGGAGGCGACGCGGGAGTGATCCGCGTGCGTGAAACCGGTGGTGCGCTCGCGATGAGCTGCGACTGCAACTCGCGCTGGGTAACCCTCGATCCGTTCGTCGGCACCCAGCACGCCGTGGCCGAGGCCGCGCGCAACATCTACGTGACGGGAGCCAGGCCGCTGGCCGTCAGCGACTGCCTCAACTTCGGCAGCCCCGAAAAGCCCGCGGTCATGTGGCAGTTTTCGCGCGCGATCGACGGCATGGCCGAAGCGTGCCGCGCCTACGACATTGCAGTCATCTCCGGCAACGTCAGCTTCTACAACGACACCCAGGGGGCCTCGATCCCGCCGACGCCGACGATCGCGATGGTTGGCCTTGCCGCCAGCGCCTCGCGCGTTGCCCGCATCGCATTCGACGGCGCCGAATCGCGCATCCTGCTTCTTGGCGGCGGACGCCCCGAGCTCGAAGGGTCCGAGTACCTTGCGTCGCGGTACGGCCAGACCGGGGACCATCCTCCAGCCATCGACCTTGCGGGCGAGCGCCGCCTCGGCGAGCTCGTCAGCGATCTCATTGCCGAAGGCATCGTCACCAGCGCCCACGACGTGGCAGACGGTGGGCTGGCGACGGCGGTCGCGGAGATATGCCTGGCATCGAACAGCGGCTGCCACATCGACGTCCAAGTGGAGGACCGCCCCGATCGCGCACTGTTCGGTGAGAGCGGTTGCCGCATCCTCGTAAGCATCGCGGCCGCGCGTGCCGCCTCAGTAGAGGCAAGGGCCGCTGCGGCCGGCGTGCCATGCCGCGCGGTCGGCACCAGTGGTGGCGACAGGATCGTCATTCGTGACGCGAAGAGCCAGGCGAGCCTCGTCGATGTTGCCGTGGCGCGTCTTCGCGAGAAGTGGGAAGGCACGCTGCCGCAAATTGCGCACGCGGACCTTCCCGAGGAAGCGCGGGCTGCGGGCTAG
- the purQ gene encoding phosphoribosylformylglycinamidine synthase subunit PurQ — translation MKWGVVVFPGSCDERDAAYALRGVVGDDVAMLWHGDESIRGADAVVLPGGFSYGDYLRCGAMARFSPVMRAVAAHARAGGPVLGICNGFQILCEAGLLPGALVRNSELRFLCRSERIRVENTGTAFTVGCRQGQVMSIPIKNGEGCFVASDAELARLEREGRVIFRYADGAPNGSLNDIAGIANDAGNVVGLMPHPEHAVDAALGSSADALPLFQSVHAWLASGGQRRQA, via the coding sequence GTGAAGTGGGGCGTCGTCGTCTTTCCCGGCTCCTGTGACGAGCGCGACGCGGCCTACGCGCTGCGCGGCGTCGTCGGCGACGACGTCGCGATGCTGTGGCACGGCGACGAGTCGATCCGCGGCGCCGACGCCGTGGTGCTGCCGGGAGGTTTCTCGTACGGCGACTACCTGCGTTGTGGCGCGATGGCGCGTTTCTCCCCGGTCATGCGCGCCGTGGCGGCCCATGCGCGAGCCGGCGGACCGGTGCTCGGCATCTGCAACGGTTTCCAGATCCTGTGCGAAGCGGGGCTGCTTCCCGGCGCCCTGGTGAGGAACAGCGAGCTGCGCTTCCTTTGCAGGAGCGAGCGAATCCGGGTCGAGAATACTGGTACGGCGTTCACGGTCGGTTGCCGCCAGGGCCAGGTGATGTCGATCCCGATCAAGAACGGCGAAGGCTGCTTCGTTGCCAGCGACGCGGAGCTGGCCCGTCTCGAGCGCGAGGGCCGCGTGATTTTCCGCTACGCAGACGGGGCGCCGAACGGCTCGCTGAATGACATCGCCGGCATTGCCAACGACGCCGGCAACGTCGTCGGGCTGATGCCGCATCCCGAGCACGCCGTCGATGCGGCGCTCGGCAGCTCGGCCGACGCGCTGCCGCTGTTCCAGTCGGTGCACGCCTGGCTCGCCAGCGGCGGCCAGCGGAGACAGGCGTGA
- the purS gene encoding phosphoribosylformylglycinamidine synthase subunit PurS: MTLVRVFVMPKKAILDPQGKAVAASLHSLGYSEVADARLGKLIELKVEKGSREEVATRVDEMCRRLLANEVIEDYRFELAEDGARP; the protein is encoded by the coding sequence GTGACACTGGTTCGCGTGTTCGTGATGCCGAAGAAGGCCATTCTCGATCCCCAGGGAAAGGCGGTGGCCGCTTCGTTGCACAGCCTCGGTTACAGCGAGGTCGCCGACGCGCGCCTCGGAAAGCTGATCGAGCTCAAGGTCGAGAAGGGGAGTCGCGAAGAGGTCGCCACTCGCGTCGACGAGATGTGCAGGCGCCTGCTGGCCAACGAGGTCATCGAGGACTACCGGTTCGAGCTGGCCGAGGACGGTGCCAGGCCGTGA
- the purC gene encoding phosphoribosylaminoimidazolesuccinocarboxamide synthase, whose product MIAEGKAKKIYATTDPTKLIFYFKDDATAFNAQKKGTIESKGMLNQRISARFFTMLKGKGIDNHYVDTLNDREMLVERLTIIPVETILRNIVTGSCQKRLARPEGEEPPRPIIEFCYKSDALGDPLINDDHAVAFGWATEKELAEIRRQTLAVNSILKPFMAERGILLVDFKLEFGRTRDGRVLLGDEICPDTCRFWDAATRKKLDKDRFRQDLGEVSEAYVEIDRRTAV is encoded by the coding sequence ATGATCGCCGAGGGCAAGGCGAAGAAGATCTACGCGACCACCGACCCGACCAAGCTGATTTTCTACTTCAAGGACGACGCGACGGCGTTCAACGCGCAGAAGAAGGGAACGATCGAATCGAAGGGGATGCTCAACCAGCGCATCTCGGCGCGCTTCTTCACGATGCTGAAGGGCAAGGGGATCGACAACCACTACGTCGACACGCTGAACGACCGCGAAATGCTGGTCGAGCGCCTGACGATCATCCCGGTGGAGACGATTCTTCGGAACATCGTGACCGGGAGCTGCCAGAAGCGGCTCGCACGGCCCGAAGGCGAGGAGCCGCCGCGGCCGATCATCGAGTTCTGCTACAAGTCCGACGCGCTCGGCGATCCGCTGATCAACGACGATCACGCGGTGGCGTTCGGGTGGGCCACCGAAAAGGAGCTGGCCGAGATCCGGCGCCAGACGCTGGCCGTCAACTCGATCCTGAAGCCGTTCATGGCCGAGCGCGGCATCCTGCTCGTCGACTTCAAGCTCGAGTTCGGCCGCACCAGGGACGGTCGCGTGCTGCTCGGCGACGAGATCTGCCCGGACACCTGCCGTTTCTGGGACGCCGCCACGCGCAAGAAGCTCGACAAGGACCGTTTCCGCCAGGACCTCGGCGAGGTCTCCGAGGCGTACGTCGAGATCGACCGCCGCACGGCGGTGTGA
- the purB gene encoding adenylosuccinate lyase — protein MVPRYTRPAIGAVWSDQHRYELMLAIEIAVCAALARRGTIPQSAVEEIRSKARVDAARVDEIEAVVHHDVIAFVTAVAETVGEAGRYLHFGMTSSDVVDTAFALQLVQAADILLATLDELRAAVRRQSQHHRETVMVGRSHGIHAQPITFGLKMAGWYSELSRARRRLVAAKSEIAFGKLSGAVGSYGVNGPDIEAEVLSELGLSPEPVATQVVPRDRHAAFFTTLAVVAGGIERFATEIRHLQRTELLEALEPFGKGQKGSSAMPHKRNPILSENLCGLARIVRANAMVALENIALWHERDISHSSAERVIAPDSTIALDFMLARLARIVDGLEVRPENMQRNLDLTGGRLASERLLLKLVDKGAPREVAYGWVQRCALAEGDFRRFVAADPDIAGRLTQAEIDDAFDVRQALTHVGAIIDRGTEERP, from the coding sequence ATGGTACCGAGGTACACGCGTCCGGCCATCGGAGCAGTCTGGAGCGACCAGCACCGCTACGAGCTGATGCTCGCGATCGAGATCGCGGTCTGCGCTGCGCTCGCGCGGCGCGGCACGATCCCGCAGTCCGCCGTCGAGGAAATCCGCAGCAAGGCGCGCGTCGATGCGGCCCGCGTCGACGAGATCGAAGCGGTCGTGCACCACGACGTCATCGCGTTCGTCACTGCCGTCGCCGAGACGGTGGGCGAAGCCGGACGCTACCTGCACTTCGGAATGACGTCGTCGGACGTCGTCGACACCGCGTTCGCGCTTCAACTCGTCCAGGCTGCCGACATCCTGCTCGCGACGCTCGATGAGCTTCGCGCCGCGGTGCGCCGCCAGTCCCAGCACCATCGCGAGACGGTGATGGTCGGGCGCAGCCACGGCATCCACGCGCAACCGATCACGTTCGGCCTGAAGATGGCCGGCTGGTACAGCGAGTTGTCGCGTGCGCGCAGGCGCCTGGTGGCCGCGAAGTCGGAGATCGCATTCGGCAAGCTGTCGGGTGCGGTCGGCAGCTACGGAGTCAACGGTCCGGACATCGAGGCGGAGGTCCTTTCCGAGCTCGGACTTTCGCCGGAGCCGGTGGCCACCCAGGTGGTGCCGCGCGACCGCCACGCCGCGTTCTTTACGACGCTGGCCGTCGTTGCCGGCGGCATCGAGCGCTTCGCGACAGAAATCCGCCACCTGCAGCGCACCGAGCTCCTCGAAGCCCTCGAACCGTTCGGCAAGGGACAGAAGGGCTCGTCGGCGATGCCTCACAAGCGCAACCCGATCCTGAGCGAGAACCTGTGCGGGCTGGCAAGGATCGTGCGCGCCAATGCGATGGTCGCGCTCGAGAACATCGCGCTGTGGCACGAACGCGACATCAGCCATTCGTCGGCCGAGCGCGTGATCGCGCCCGATTCGACCATCGCGCTGGACTTCATGCTCGCGCGACTTGCGCGAATCGTCGACGGCCTGGAAGTCAGGCCCGAGAACATGCAGCGCAACCTCGATCTTACCGGTGGGCGCCTGGCCTCCGAGCGCCTGCTGCTCAAGCTCGTCGACAAGGGCGCGCCGCGCGAGGTCGCCTATGGCTGGGTGCAGCGCTGCGCCCTGGCCGAGGGAGACTTCCGCCGCTTCGTCGCCGCCGACCCGGACATTGCCGGCCGCCTGACGCAGGCCGAGATCGACGACGCATTCGACGTCCGCCAAGCGCTCACCCACGTGGGCGCCATCATCGACCGAGGAACGGAGGAACGCCCGTGA
- the dut gene encoding dUTP diphosphatase: MTDGAVGMDLPAAIDAPLDLAPGQRRLVPCGFAISIPRGYEGQVRPRSGLALRQGLSIPNAPGTIDPDYRGEVAVLLINLSAEPVRIEPGQRIAQLVICPVAHCVLEEVDELDATPRGDGGFGHTSC; the protein is encoded by the coding sequence ATGACCGACGGCGCCGTCGGGATGGACCTTCCTGCCGCCATCGATGCGCCGCTCGACCTCGCTCCCGGCCAAAGACGCCTTGTTCCATGCGGGTTTGCGATTTCGATCCCCCGCGGATACGAGGGTCAGGTTCGCCCGCGCAGCGGGCTCGCGCTCCGGCAAGGCCTCAGCATCCCGAACGCCCCGGGAACGATCGATCCGGACTATCGCGGCGAGGTCGCGGTCCTGTTGATCAACCTTTCGGCTGAGCCGGTTCGAATCGAGCCCGGCCAGCGAATCGCACAGCTCGTCATCTGTCCCGTCGCACACTGCGTGCTCGAAGAGGTCGACGAGCTGGACGCGACGCCGCGCGGCGACGGCGGTTTCGGCCACACTTCCTGCTGA
- a CDS encoding pitrilysin family protein — protein sequence MSDLLRATRLENGLRVVTETVRDAPSASIGIWADTGSSYEDERIAGVAHFVEHLLFKGTPRRSARQIAEEIECRGGSIDAFTDKEYTCYHARVLADETATALDVLSDLVLHAEPRPEDIELEREVIVQEILDVEDDPEEFSHDHLLECYWPGHRLGWPVAGSVASVERIGRDDILGFLRDFRRPGRLIVAAAGRIDHDDLVASCRRIFGAMEPGSDVDRGPDRPDFHPGLYLVRREIEQAHLTIGMPGLSMLDPRREAGEVLIAALGGGMSSRLFQRIREERGKAYTVYAFQAPYREIGYTGFYAACGRDSVAEVTGLIFDELRSIAREGLGAGELERVKTQLIGSIPLSLETTDSRMTRIGRNMLYYDRPIELDEITRAIEAVTNDDMVSLARELFDFERAAAVLLGDLEADAVALPAA from the coding sequence TTGAGCGATCTTCTTCGCGCGACGCGCCTCGAGAACGGGCTGAGGGTCGTCACCGAGACCGTTCGGGACGCACCGTCGGCGTCGATCGGCATCTGGGCCGACACCGGCTCGAGCTACGAGGACGAGCGCATCGCGGGCGTCGCCCACTTCGTCGAGCACCTGCTCTTCAAGGGGACGCCGCGGCGCTCGGCGCGGCAGATCGCCGAAGAGATCGAATGCCGCGGCGGCAGCATCGATGCGTTCACCGACAAGGAGTACACGTGCTACCACGCGCGCGTGCTCGCCGACGAGACGGCCACCGCGCTGGACGTGCTTTCCGACCTCGTACTGCACGCAGAGCCGCGACCGGAAGACATCGAGCTCGAGCGCGAAGTCATCGTCCAGGAGATCCTCGACGTCGAAGACGACCCCGAGGAGTTCTCCCACGACCACCTGCTCGAATGCTACTGGCCGGGGCACCGCCTAGGCTGGCCCGTGGCCGGGTCGGTTGCCAGCGTCGAGCGCATCGGGCGCGACGACATCCTCGGCTTCCTTCGCGATTTCCGCCGTCCCGGGCGGCTGATCGTCGCGGCGGCCGGACGCATCGATCACGACGACCTGGTCGCGAGCTGCCGTCGCATCTTTGGCGCCATGGAGCCGGGCAGCGACGTCGACCGCGGGCCCGATCGTCCCGATTTCCATCCCGGTCTCTACCTCGTTCGTCGCGAGATCGAACAGGCCCACTTGACGATTGGCATGCCGGGCCTGTCGATGCTGGATCCGCGCCGGGAGGCCGGCGAGGTACTGATCGCGGCGCTCGGCGGCGGCATGAGCTCGCGCCTGTTCCAGCGCATTCGCGAAGAGCGCGGCAAGGCGTACACGGTCTACGCGTTCCAGGCCCCGTACCGGGAGATCGGGTACACCGGATTCTACGCTGCGTGCGGCCGCGATTCGGTTGCCGAAGTGACCGGGCTCATCTTCGACGAGCTGCGCTCGATCGCGCGCGAAGGGCTCGGCGCCGGCGAGCTCGAAAGGGTCAAGACCCAGCTCATCGGAAGCATCCCGCTGTCGCTGGAAACCACCGACAGCCGCATGACGCGCATCGGCCGCAACATGCTGTACTACGACCGGCCGATCGAGCTCGACGAGATCACGCGGGCGATCGAGGCCGTGACCAACGACGACATGGTTTCCCTTGCTCGCGAGCTGTTCGACTTCGAGAGGGCGGCCGCGGTGCTGCTCGGCGATCTCGAAGCCGACGCCGTCGCGCTGCCCGCAGCCTGA
- the pnp gene encoding polyribonucleotide nucleotidyltransferase, producing the protein MRHEVALEIGGRRLSLETGRVAKQADGAVLATYNDTVVLISAVSLRTMREGQDFFPLTVEYQEKAFAAGKIPGGFFKREGRQSADEILICRCIDRPIRPLFPEGYMYETQVIATVLSADRAGSPDVLSLIGASAALHISNIPFDGPIGGVRVGRIGGKLVANPSLDDLETSDINILIAAKSDSIVMVEGGGQQIPEDELLEALYFGADQIVPICRMQDELRKLAGRGKREFVAPTVSDDVLARVRELAEPGLRKAYSFTEKLERYANLDKAKAEFKASVPEELAERGSEVSRAYSRVKEDIVRMDIAKAGKRVDGRTLDVVRPISVETSVLPRTHGSALFTRGETQAIVVATLGTSSDVQRIDALLGDIKKRFMLHYNFPPYSVGEAKMLRSAGRREIGHGALAERAISAVLPSAEEFPYTLRVVSEITESNGSSSMATVCGASLSLMDAGVPIKGAVAGVAMGLIFEDGKYSVLTDILGDEDHLGDMDFKVAGTGKGVTAVQMDIKIAGIPREVMRDALYKARTARLHVLSEMAKALSTPRGEMSEHAPRIETMRIHPDKIRDLIGPGGKVIRGIVEQTGCKIDVSDDGTVLVASSDGTAMRQAIDIIQGITASPEVGRVYNGTVRRIADFGAFVEILPGTDGLLHISQIDEKRVENVREFLKEGDKIPVKVLEVDRQGKIRLSLKEARREMAEREKESA; encoded by the coding sequence ATGAGGCATGAAGTAGCCCTCGAAATCGGCGGCCGCAGGCTTTCGCTCGAAACCGGCCGTGTTGCCAAGCAGGCCGACGGAGCCGTGCTTGCAACCTACAACGACACCGTCGTACTCATCTCGGCCGTCTCGCTTCGCACGATGCGCGAAGGCCAGGACTTTTTCCCGCTCACCGTCGAGTACCAGGAAAAGGCGTTTGCGGCCGGAAAGATCCCCGGCGGATTCTTCAAGCGCGAAGGACGCCAGAGCGCCGACGAAATCCTGATCTGCCGCTGCATCGACCGGCCGATCCGACCGCTGTTCCCCGAAGGGTACATGTACGAGACCCAGGTGATCGCCACCGTGCTGTCGGCCGACCGCGCCGGCTCGCCGGACGTGCTCAGCCTGATCGGCGCCTCGGCGGCCCTGCACATCTCGAACATTCCATTCGACGGCCCCATCGGCGGCGTGCGCGTCGGCCGCATCGGCGGAAAGCTGGTGGCCAACCCGTCCCTGGACGACCTCGAGACCAGCGACATCAACATCCTGATCGCCGCCAAGAGCGACAGCATCGTGATGGTCGAAGGCGGCGGTCAGCAGATTCCCGAGGACGAGCTGCTCGAGGCGCTGTACTTCGGCGCCGACCAGATCGTGCCCATCTGCCGCATGCAGGACGAGCTGCGCAAGCTGGCCGGAAGGGGCAAGCGCGAGTTCGTCGCTCCGACCGTTTCCGACGACGTGCTGGCGCGAGTGCGCGAGCTGGCCGAGCCCGGCCTGCGCAAGGCGTACTCGTTCACCGAGAAGCTCGAGCGCTACGCGAACCTCGACAAGGCCAAGGCCGAGTTCAAGGCCTCGGTGCCCGAGGAGCTGGCCGAGCGCGGCTCGGAAGTCTCGCGCGCCTACTCGAGAGTCAAGGAAGACATCGTCCGCATGGACATCGCCAAGGCGGGCAAGCGTGTCGACGGCCGCACCCTCGACGTCGTGCGACCGATCTCGGTCGAGACCTCGGTGCTGCCGCGCACGCACGGAAGCGCGCTGTTCACGCGCGGCGAGACCCAGGCGATCGTCGTCGCGACTCTCGGCACATCGTCCGACGTCCAGCGCATCGACGCGCTTCTCGGCGACATCAAGAAGCGCTTCATGCTGCACTACAACTTCCCGCCCTACAGCGTCGGCGAGGCCAAGATGCTGCGATCGGCCGGGCGCCGCGAGATCGGCCACGGCGCTCTTGCGGAGAGGGCCATCTCGGCGGTGCTCCCGAGCGCCGAAGAGTTCCCGTACACGCTGCGCGTGGTCTCGGAGATCACCGAGTCCAACGGCTCGTCGTCGATGGCGACGGTGTGCGGAGCCTCGCTGTCGCTGATGGACGCCGGTGTCCCCATCAAGGGGGCCGTGGCGGGCGTGGCGATGGGGCTGATCTTCGAAGACGGCAAATATTCGGTGTTGACCGATATCCTCGGCGACGAGGATCATCTTGGAGACATGGACTTCAAGGTGGCCGGCACGGGAAAAGGCGTGACGGCCGTGCAGATGGACATCAAGATCGCGGGCATTCCTCGCGAGGTGATGCGTGACGCGCTCTACAAGGCGCGCACCGCCCGCCTGCACGTGTTGTCGGAGATGGCCAAGGCCCTTTCCACGCCGCGCGGCGAGATGTCCGAGCATGCGCCTCGCATCGAGACGATGCGCATCCACCCGGACAAGATCCGCGACCTGATCGGACCCGGCGGCAAGGTGATCCGCGGCATCGTCGAGCAGACCGGCTGCAAGATCGACGTCTCCGACGACGGCACCGTGCTGGTGGCGTCGTCCGACGGCACGGCGATGCGCCAGGCCATCGACATCATCCAGGGCATCACCGCCAGCCCGGAAGTGGGGCGCGTCTACAACGGCACCGTCCGGCGCATCGCCGACTTCGGCGCTTTCGTCGAGATCCTGCCCGGCACCGACGGCCTGCTGCACATCTCGCAGATCGACGAGAAGCGCGTCGAGAACGTGCGCGAGTTCCTGAAGGAAGGCGACAAGATTCCGGTCAAGGTCCTCGAAGTGGACCGCCAGGGCAAGATCCGCCTGAGCCTGAAGGAGGCGCGGCGCGAGATGGCCGAAAGGGAAAAGGAGAGCGCTTGA
- the rpsO gene encoding 30S ribosomal protein S15, which translates to MTSSLEENQAKQELISAYRRHDTDSGSPEVQIALLSQRIAHLTEHFKVHTKDHHSRRGLLKLVSQRRRLLDYVKRTDHAVYVTLLDRLGLRK; encoded by the coding sequence GTGACTAGCAGTCTCGAAGAAAATCAAGCGAAGCAAGAGCTCATCTCGGCGTACCGGCGGCATGATACCGATTCCGGCTCGCCTGAGGTGCAGATCGCTCTATTGAGCCAGCGCATCGCGCATCTCACGGAGCACTTCAAGGTCCATACCAAGGACCATCACTCGCGCCGCGGACTGCTCAAGCTGGTGAGCCAGCGCCGCCGACTCCTGGACTACGTCAAGCGAACGGATCACGCCGTTTACGTGACGCTGCTCGACCGTCTGGGCCTCCGCAAGTAA
- the truB gene encoding tRNA pseudouridine(55) synthase TruB, translating to MGRRPRTVPGADGLLLVDKPAGISSAAVVAKARRIFGGVKAGHTGTLDPFATGLLPLALGEATKLAGYLTDSDKSYCGTIRFGVTTDTLDRTGTETGRVPVPPFDDAVLEGLAAAFRGEIVQVPPAFSAIKRDGRPMYELARLGEAPELEARPVRVDRLELHAAGTDTATITIDCSKGFYVRSLARDLGAALGCGAVLQELRRTRVGRLAVESSVTLETLAAMEDPATALVPLVDALAHLRLVEVAAEAALDLRQGRQRALGGLGSGRSGERVRVVCGSDLVAVAGMHEGLWKLERVFTQAARRSAAPCPPREFLLSAAVSQMEEEEKERSESRD from the coding sequence ATGGGACGTCGTCCTCGCACCGTACCGGGAGCCGACGGCCTGCTTCTGGTCGACAAGCCTGCCGGCATCAGCTCGGCGGCTGTCGTTGCCAAGGCGCGCCGCATTTTCGGCGGCGTAAAAGCCGGCCATACCGGCACGCTCGATCCGTTTGCGACCGGACTTCTCCCGCTCGCGCTCGGCGAGGCCACCAAGCTCGCCGGCTATCTCACCGACAGCGACAAGAGTTACTGCGGCACGATCCGCTTCGGTGTGACGACCGACACGCTCGATCGCACGGGAACCGAAACCGGGCGCGTGCCCGTTCCACCGTTCGACGACGCCGTGCTCGAGGGGCTCGCCGCCGCGTTTCGCGGCGAGATCGTGCAGGTGCCGCCGGCGTTCTCCGCGATCAAGAGGGACGGACGCCCGATGTACGAGCTGGCGCGCCTCGGCGAGGCGCCTGAGCTGGAGGCGAGGCCGGTGCGCGTGGACCGTCTCGAGCTTCACGCGGCGGGAACCGACACCGCAACGATCACGATCGACTGCTCGAAAGGCTTCTACGTAAGAAGCCTGGCCCGCGATCTCGGCGCTGCGCTGGGCTGCGGGGCGGTGCTCCAGGAGCTCAGGCGGACGCGGGTAGGGCGCCTGGCTGTCGAAAGCTCGGTCACGCTGGAGACCCTGGCAGCCATGGAGGACCCCGCCACGGCGCTTGTCCCGCTGGTCGATGCCCTGGCCCACCTGCGCCTCGTGGAAGTGGCAGCGGAAGCGGCCCTGGACCTGCGCCAGGGACGCCAGCGCGCCCTCGGCGGCCTCGGCTCGGGGCGCAGCGGCGAACGGGTGCGCGTGGTCTGCGGCAGCGACCTCGTGGCCGTGGCCGGGATGCACGAGGGCCTGTGGAAACTCGAAAGAGTTTTCACGCAGGCGGCCCGCCGCAGCGCGGCGCCTTGCCCTCCCCGGGAGTTCCTGTTATCTGCCGCCGTCTCGCAAATGGAAGAAGAGGAAAAGGAACGAAGCGAATCTCGTGACTAG
- the rbfA gene encoding 30S ribosome-binding factor RbfA: MSGRRAERVGRQVVQALATVIEHGVHDPRLAGITFTSAKATDDLRTVRVFFSVLGDNVAVEAAREGLKAASGFLRREVAQRLELRYAPALMFEYDESIHTAERIDKLLRQEREN; this comes from the coding sequence ATGTCGGGACGCAGGGCAGAAAGAGTCGGTCGCCAGGTCGTACAGGCGCTGGCCACCGTGATCGAGCACGGTGTGCACGACCCGCGCCTGGCCGGCATCACGTTCACGTCCGCCAAGGCGACCGACGACCTTCGTACCGTTCGCGTATTCTTTTCGGTGCTCGGCGACAACGTCGCGGTGGAGGCTGCGCGCGAGGGCCTGAAGGCCGCCTCCGGGTTCCTTCGCCGTGAAGTGGCCCAGCGCCTGGAGCTCCGCTACGCGCCCGCGCTGATGTTCGAATACGACGAGTCGATTCACACCGCCGAACGCATCGACAAGCTGCTTCGCCAGGAGCGCGAAAACTGA